In Sorangium aterium, the genomic stretch GTCGAGGGGCTCGTGCCGGTCCGCGCCCTCGACAAGGCCCTCCTCGCGCGGCGCATCGAGGACGGCAAAGGCTATCTCTTGCGCGTCATCGATCCGCGGCACAAGGGGGTTCACAAGTACTACCACGCCCCCGCGGACCGGTTCGAGCGCGAGTTGCACACGATCTACACCGCGTCTACGGCGCTGACGCTGCTCAAGCTGCACGCCTACAAGCCCGACGAGCGCCTGCTCCGCCTGGCGACGGAGGCCGCCGGCTTCATGATGGGCATGCAGAGCCGCGAGGCGCGCGATCGCACGGCCGGCGGCTTCTTCTACGCGTTCGACCTGGAGCGCGAGCGGCCCGAGCGCCGGCTGGTCGTCGGCACGGCGTCGAAGTCGATCTTCACGCTCCTCGAGCTCCACGGCGTCACGAAGGACAAGAGGTACCTCGAGTCCGCCGTGCTCGCGGCCGAGTGGCTGATCTCGATGCAGCGGCCGGACGGCAGCGTGCGCTCGGCCCTGATCGGGCAGGAGGGCGGAGCGTGGAAGGTCCAGGGCAAAGACTCGACGCTCTACACGGGGCAGGTCCTCTCCGCCCTGTCGCGCACCTACCGGGCCACGAAGAACAAGAAGTACCTCGACGCCGCGGCCCGGACCGCGGACTACCTGCTCGCCAGGATCGCAGAGAAAGGGTGTTTCCTCGGCGACGACTACAGGAAGCCCAACCCGATCTCGAGCTCGTGGGCGGTCCAGTCGCTCCTCGACTTCGCCAAGGCCGGCGGCGACCAGCGCGTCGAGCAGACCGTCTTCCGCTGCGCCGACGACCTCGTGAAGCGGCAGTGGCGCAGGCCCGAGGACGCCTACCGCTACGGCCGCTGGCAGCGGTCGCTGTCGAGCAGCGGGAGCGGCTGGCTCGCCGAGGTGATGTCGGAGGTGTACCACCACTGCCGGAAGAAGGGCACCGAGGGCTGCGATCGGTACAAGGATGCGGTGGTCGCCGCGATCCGGTTGCTCTTGCAGTACACGTACGGTCCGGAGAGCTCGTTCGTTGTGAAGAACCCGCAGGCGGCCGCCGGCGGGGTGTTCTGGAGCGTCAGGGATCGCTACGTGCGCACCGACTCGGTGTGCCACGCGATGAACGCGTACCTCAACATGATAGGCGAGCTCGGCGACGGCCCGCTGCTCACGCTGCCCGAGCGGCCCCTCGCCGAGCGGATGGCGCTCTCCGCGGAGGCGGCGGGCGCGGGGCTCCCCGAGGACGAGGGCGAGGAGGCCGCCGCGGGGCAGTCCGGGCCGAAGGGCGACGACGCGGACGACTGAAGAGAGCGCGCGCAGACGGGGATGGCGTCGCCGGAGGGCGCGCGGCCGCGGCCCGGCGTCGCTTCGCCGAGCGGGGCGCCCGAGAGCCGGAGAGCCGGCGGACCGCGCCTTCGGCGCGATCGAGAGGCGAGAGCACAGTGGCATGGATGATTTGACGTTGTTCCAGGAGAACCGCGCATGGCTCAGGTGAAGATCTACGGAATCAAGGAGAAGCTCAATCCGGTGAAGGAGGCCCTGTCGAGGGTGATCCACGCCTGCGTCATGGAGGCGCTGCAGATGCCGCAGGACAAGCGGGCGCATCGCTTCTTCCCGATGGAGAGCGAGGACATGCTGGCGCCGGGCGGGCGCACAGACGCCTATACGATCATCGAGATATCGATGATCACCGGGCGCAGCGTGGAGACGAAGAAGAAGCTCGTGCGGCTGCTGTTCGACAAGATCCGGGATGAGGTGGGGATCGACCACCAGGACATCGAGATATGCATCTCGGAGTCGCCGCCCCACGACTGGGGGTTTCGCGGGATGCACGGCGACGAGGTCAAGCTGAACTACAAGATCAACCTCTAGGTCCGGGCGCTCGCGGGCTTCCCCGCGCGGCAGCGCGGGCCGGGCGCCGGTGCGGATCCGGCGGTCAGCGGGGCAGCACGGCCACGATGCGCAGCGGCCCGCCGGAGCCGGCGCGGATCTTCATCGGGAGCGCGATGACGAGCGCGCCCCGCGGAGGCAGCGACTCCATCGAGGCGACGTTCTCGAACGCGGGGATATCCGCCCCGAGCAGCACCCGATGGGTGATGAAATCCTTCGACGGGCCGTTGTCGATGCTCGCCGTATCGATGCCGACCGCGCCCACGTTCCGCGCGACGAGCGCCCGCGCGGCGTCCTCGCCGATGCCGGGGAAGTGCAGCGCCTCGGCGTGGCCAGGTCGATCGTCGCCGAGATACCTCTTCTTGTCAGGCCAGCGCGCGCCCCAGCCCGTCCGGATCAGCACGATGGTGCGCGGCTCGATGGCGCCGTGCGCCCGCTCGAACGCCTCGATGTCCGCCAGGTTCACGAGGTAGTCGCTGTCCCTGGCCGCGGCGGCCGACACGTCCACCACCACCGCGGGGCCGACGAGGCGCGACAGGGGCACGGCGTCTGCGGTCGTTTTGCCCTCGGCGAAGTGGATGGGCGCGTCGAGGTGCGTGCCGCCATGCTCCGGCGCGCAGAGCGTGTATGCGGAGTAGAAGTAGCCGCCCTCGGTCTTGCCGTGGTGCACCGTCTCGTGGGCAAAGCCGGTCGTCGCCGTGGGCCAGTAAATGGTCTTGTCGTCGAAGGGATAGGTCAGGTCGACGAGCCGCGCGCCCTCGGGCAGGCGGACGGCGCTCGCGCCGGCGCCGGCAGAGGTGTCGCCCCGCGCTCCGGCCTGCTCCGCCGCGCAGCCCGCCGAGTGCGCGGCGAGCAAGATAACCGTCGAGATCAACGTTCGCATCGAGCCCCTCCTGGCCGGCCATGCTACCGGCCGCGTGAGATGATCCTGTCACCGGCCTCGCGCCGGGGCATCGATCCTGACCTCGCTCGCCGGTCCGTCGCCTGACGCGCGTTCAGCGCGCCGGCGCGGCGGCGGCGACCTGGTCGCCGGCCGCTCGGCGGGCCGCGAACCGGTTCTCCGGCCGGGGGAGCCCGTAGTGGTCCCGCAGCGTCGTGCCCTCGTACTCCGTACGGAACAGGCCGCGCCGCTGCAGGATGGGCACCACGTGCTCCGCGAACGCCTCCAGGCCGGAGGGGAGCAGCGGCGGCATCACGTTGAAGCCGTCCGCTGCCCCCTGCGTGAACCACTCCTCGATCGTCTCCGCCACCTGCTCCGGTGTACCGGTGAACGTGCGGTGTCCGCGGCCGCCCCCGAGGCGCGAGAGCAGCTGCCGCACGGTGAGGTTCTCCCGTCGCGCGAGGTCGGTGACGAGCGCGAAGCGGCTCTGCATCCCCCGCACCGCCGTCACGTCGACGACGGGAGGAAGCGGCCTGTCCAGGTCCGATTCCGTCAGCTCGACGCCGATCAGGCCGGACAGCTGCTTCAGGCCGTAGGCGGGCACCTGGAGCTCGGCCAGCTCGTTCTCGCGCCGGCGGGCCTCCTCCTCGGTGCCGCCCAGGACTGGCACGATCCCCGGGAGGATCTTCACGAGCGCCGGCCTCCGTCCATACGCGGCGACCCTCCGCTTGAGGTCCGCGTAGAACGCCTGCCCCTCGGCCAGCGTCTGCTGCGCGGTGAACACCGCCTCGGCGTACTGGGCGGCGAACTCCCTGCCGTCCTCCGAGGAGCCGGCCTGGACGAGGAGCGGGTGACCCTGCGGCGTGCGCGGCACGTTGAGCGGACCGCGCACGCGGAAGAACCGGCCCTCATGGTCGATGCGGTGGATCTTGTCGCCGTCCGCGAAGCGCCCTTTTTCCCTGTCGCCGATCAGGAAGTCGTCTTCCCAGCTGTCCCACAGCTGGAGGCACACGTCGACGAACTCGGCCGCGCGCTCGTACCGGTGCCGGTGCTCCGGCACCTCGTCCAGCCCGAAGTTCTGGGCCGCGTCGCTGCCCGCGGTGGTGACGATGTTCCACCCGGCGCGGCCCCCGCTGATGTGGTCTATCGTGGCGAAGCGGCGGGCCAGGTTGTAAGGCTCGTTGTAGGTGGTCGAGGCCGTCGCCACGAGCCCGATCCGCTCGGTCACCACGGCCAACGCCGGCAGCAGCGCCGTCGGGTCGAGCCGACCCACGGGCCGGTACCGGATGTCGCCCTGCAGCGCCGGGCCGTCGCCGAAGAAGATCGAGTCGAACTTCGCCCGCTCGGCGACGCGGGCGAGGTGCTGGTAGTGCGCCACGTCCCACGTGCCGGTCAGGTTGCTCTCCGGGTACCGCCACGCCGACTCGTGGTGTCCTATCGTCATCAGGAACGCGTTGAGGTGCAGCTTGCCGGGTCGGTGGGGCACGGTCACGGGATACTCCTTCTCAAGCTCGGGGGCGCGCGGGCGGCTTGATGGAGGGGCGGCCGACGGCGCGATGCATGAAGCGGCGGACGGCGGGCGATAGGCAACTCCAATGCCGCCGCTCCGCTCGGCGTATGGCGGCGGCCGCGGGTCGGCGCGCCCGCTGGCAGGACGCGTGGAGCTTCGATGCGCACGGAACGCTGCTGGTGCGCTGCTGCGGCAGCAGCAACCGGTGGCGATCCGCTGCTCCCGGAGCACCCGACAGGCCGGCCATCCCCGCCGGCGGCGGTCAGCCGCTCCGGCGGGGCGCCCGCTTCTTGGCTCCGGCGCGCGGCGAGCTCCTGGACTCGCTCGGTCGCGGCGCCGCTTCGAGCTCCGCTTCAAGTCCCTTGAGGATGAGCTCCAGCCCGTACCGGAACCGCGCGTCCGTGTCGGCGCTCAGGAGGTGCGGGAGCGCCGCCGCGAGGTGCGGGTAAGCTCCTCGCTCCACCGCCTCGCGGAAGAGCGCTGGATCGGCCTTGCCGCGGTCCGCTCCCGGGCGGACCACCAGGGCCTGCTCCTCGAGGGCGAAGCCGATCACGTAGTACACGATCGACCAGCACCCCCACGCCGCGGCGCGCGGGGAGAGACCGGCGTCGCTCAGCGCGCCGATCAGCACCTCCGAGACCCGCAGCGTGTTGTCCTGCGCGACGTAGGTCCCCGCGAACACCCGCGCCCCGTCGCGGTGCGCGAGGAGCGCCCGGCGGAGCCGCTCGCCCATGTCCGCCGCGCGCTCCATCCCCGAGAGCGCTACCGGCACGCTCTCCGCGCAGCCCGCCAGCATGGCCTCCGCCATCGCGTCGAGCAGCTCCTCCTTGTTCTTGATGTGCCAGTAGAGCGTCGCCGCCTGGACCTCCAGCTCCTGCCCGAGCCGGCGCATCGTCAGCGCATCGAGCCCGACGTCGTTCAGGAGACGCAGCGCCGTCGCGACGACCTGCTCACGTCGTAGCCGCATCGCCGGTCCTTCCCTCGTTCGTACCCGGAAGTCGAAGCACGGCCTTGACTCTAACATCGTTCAATTTACTCTAACGTTGTTAGAGTCGGGGGCGTGGAGGTTTCAATGTCGGTGCAAAATGATGTCGTGGTGGTTGGCGGTGGTCCGGTAGGGATGTTGCTGGCTTCGGAGCTCGCGCTCGCGAAGGTCCGGGTCCGCGTGCTGGAGCAGCGGCGGACGCGCACCGAGCAATCGCGCGCGCTCACGGTGCACCCGAGGAGCCTGGAGATCCTCGATCAGCGCGGGATCGTGGACCGCTTCCAGCGCCGGGGTGTGCCGATGCCGGCAGGGCACTTCGCGTGGCTCGACACCTCGCTCGACTTCTCGCGCCTCGACACGCGGCACCCGTACACGCTGTGGCTGGCCCAGGCCCAGACGGAGGCGCTCCTGGAGGAGCGGGCCCGGGAGCTGGGCGCCGAGATCCAGCGCGGTTATTCGGTCGTCGAGGTCACGGAGAGCGAAGGCGAGGTCGCCTTGCGGGTCGAAGGCCCCGAGGGGCAGGTCGAGGAGCGCGCGCGTTACGTGGTGGGGTGCGACGGAGCGAGGAGCGCCGTGCGGCGCTCGAGCGGCATCGGGTTTCCGGGCACGGAGACGACAGTGACGGCCATCCTGGGCGATGTGGAGCTCGACGAGCCTCCGGCCAGGCCGTTCAGGCACACGTGCTCGCGCGGCTCCGTGCTGGCGGCCCCGCTTCCACCCGGCGATCACGAGGGCGTCTATCGCTTCGTCGTGTTCGACCCGGAGCGGGCTCATGTGCCCACGTCCGAGCCGGTCACGCTCGGGGAGCTCGAGAGCGGCGTCGCGAGGATCGTCGGGAGGGGCTTCGGGATGCGCGATCCGCGGTGGCTGTCGCGCTTCGGCAATGCGACGCGGGTCGCCGAGCGGTACCGGCGTGGGCGGGTCCTGCTCGCGGGCGACGCGGCGCACATCCACTTTCCCGCCGGCGGCCAGGGGCTCAACGTCGGACTGCAAGACGCGATGAACCTCGGATGGAAGCTCGCTGCCGAGGTGAACGGCTGGGCGCCGCCCCGCCTCCTGGACAGCTATCATGACGAGCGCCACCCCGTGGGCCTGGCCGTGGGGCGCAACACGGAGGTTCAAACGAAGCTCGGCGACGTCTCGGAGGCGGGGCTGGCGCTCCGAAAGATGATGAGCGACTTGCTCGCCATGGAGCCCGTCAATCGGCGGATCTCCGAGCTCGTGAGCGCGCTGGATGTCGCGTATCCGCCCGGCGACACGGCGGCGGCCCACCCCTGGGTCGGCAGGCGGGCGCCCGATCGCGCGCTCGTGACGGACCGCGGCGCCGCGCGGCTGTACGAGCTGCTCCCCACGGGCCGGTTCGTCCTGCTCGACCTCACCGGTGCGGTCGATCTCCGGGAGGCAGGCGCGGCGTGGAGCGATCGCGTCGACGTCGTCCGCGCGACGGCCGCGCCGGAGAGCGATCTCGCCGCCCTCGATGCGCTCCTGGTGAGGCCGGACGGGCACGTCGCGTGGGCGAGCGACGCCGCCCGACGGGCGACGTGCCTCGCCGATCTGAGGGGCGCGCTCGAGTCCTGGTGCGGGCCCGCGTGAGGCCGCGAGGGCGCGCTCACACCTTCGGAAGAGGTGGAGAAGGTGGCGCACCGACGCCCGTTCGCGCGTTCAGCCCGCACGCTCCTGGATTCGGTCTGGCGCGCCCCGACGCGAAGCGCTAGCGTCTGGCCAGGGTGCGCAGGGGCGCCCTCCCCGCCGGAAAGAAGCCTTTCACCCTGCGACGCGACGACCGCGAGTCACCTCGCACCGTCATGACCACGTCGACATCCTCGGGCCGAGGGAGCGGGTAGCGGCCGATTCGAGAGGAGACGTCCATGATGGATCCCGTTCGCGAGCTGAAGACCCGCGCTGAGCTGCTGCACAAGCAGCTCGCGTCGAACGACGTCAAGGCGCTTTTGCGCCTGCGCGCGCTGCCCGAGCTCGGGCGCGCCGACGAGGCCGCGCTCGCCGCGGCCGTCGCCGGCATCCGCCGGAAGCACTGCCTCGCGGTGGTCGCGCGCGAGTGCGGCTTCTCGAGCTGGGAGCGCGCGCGCCTCGCCCTCGCGGGAGAGCCCGGAGCGCCCGAGCTCGGGACGCTGCTCTACGGCCGGGATGGCGGCGTGCTGCACCACTGGTTCGCGACCTACGAGGAGGCGCGCGCCCACGTCGAGGCGCTGCCGGAGGCGTCGCCCGGCTATCTCCTCGCGTACAAACACCACTTCTTCGTCGCCGATCGCGCGTTCGTCGCGTCGCTCGGGCTCGATCCCGACGACCCGGACTGGCAGGCGATCGGGTGGGACTGGGCACGGCCTGCCGATGTCGCCGCGCGGAGCCGCCTCTACGCAAAGCGGCTCGCCTCGATGCGGGGGTGGGCATGAGCGCCCCGGAGCTGCACCCGGACGTCACCGCCGCGCTCGAGGCCGCGTTCCCGGGGCGCCCGGTCCAGGACGTGACCTCGCTCTCCGGCGGGTTCTCCGGCGCCGCGCTGATCGCGTTCGTCGTCGACGGCGCGCCCTACGTCGCGAAGCGCTTCGCGCTCGATCCGAGCGATCCGGAGCGCGCCGCGCGCGAGAGCGCGTGCATGCGCGTCGCGTCCGAGCGCGGCGTCGCGCCGCGCCTGCACCACGCGGACGCGCGGACGGGCGTGACGATCATGGACCGCATCGCGGGGACGCCGCTCCGCCCGACGAGCGATCCGATGCAGATCGAGCGGGTCGCGGCGGCGTTGCGGCGGCTCCACGACGGTCCGCCGTTCCCGCGCGGCCCGTCGCGCATGGACTTCCTGCGCTTTCTCGACGCGCAGTGCGCCGCGCTCGCAGGCGTGGGCCTGCCAGCCGAGCTCGTGCGCACCATCGCCGAGCTGGAGCGTGTGAGCGCGCCCCACGCGCACGCGGCCGCGTGTCATCGCGACCTCAACCCGAACAACGTGCTCGTGGCGGCCGAGCGCGTGTACTTCGTCGACTGGACCCACG encodes the following:
- a CDS encoding LLM class flavin-dependent oxidoreductase, producing MTVPHRPGKLHLNAFLMTIGHHESAWRYPESNLTGTWDVAHYQHLARVAERAKFDSIFFGDGPALQGDIRYRPVGRLDPTALLPALAVVTERIGLVATASTTYNEPYNLARRFATIDHISGGRAGWNIVTTAGSDAAQNFGLDEVPEHRHRYERAAEFVDVCLQLWDSWEDDFLIGDREKGRFADGDKIHRIDHEGRFFRVRGPLNVPRTPQGHPLLVQAGSSEDGREFAAQYAEAVFTAQQTLAEGQAFYADLKRRVAAYGRRPALVKILPGIVPVLGGTEEEARRRENELAELQVPAYGLKQLSGLIGVELTESDLDRPLPPVVDVTAVRGMQSRFALVTDLARRENLTVRQLLSRLGGGRGHRTFTGTPEQVAETIEEWFTQGAADGFNVMPPLLPSGLEAFAEHVVPILQRRGLFRTEYEGTTLRDHYGLPRPENRFAARRAAGDQVAAAAPAR
- a CDS encoding TetR/AcrR family transcriptional regulator C-terminal domain-containing protein, translating into MRLRREQVVATALRLLNDVGLDALTMRRLGQELEVQAATLYWHIKNKEELLDAMAEAMLAGCAESVPVALSGMERAADMGERLRRALLAHRDGARVFAGTYVAQDNTLRVSEVLIGALSDAGLSPRAAAWGCWSIVYYVIGFALEEQALVVRPGADRGKADPALFREAVERGAYPHLAAALPHLLSADTDARFRYGLELILKGLEAELEAAPRPSESRSSPRAGAKKRAPRRSG
- a CDS encoding tautomerase family protein — translated: MAQVKIYGIKEKLNPVKEALSRVIHACVMEALQMPQDKRAHRFFPMESEDMLAPGGRTDAYTIIEISMITGRSVETKKKLVRLLFDKIRDEVGIDHQDIEICISESPPHDWGFRGMHGDEVKLNYKINL
- a CDS encoding FAD-dependent monooxygenase translates to MSVQNDVVVVGGGPVGMLLASELALAKVRVRVLEQRRTRTEQSRALTVHPRSLEILDQRGIVDRFQRRGVPMPAGHFAWLDTSLDFSRLDTRHPYTLWLAQAQTEALLEERARELGAEIQRGYSVVEVTESEGEVALRVEGPEGQVEERARYVVGCDGARSAVRRSSGIGFPGTETTVTAILGDVELDEPPARPFRHTCSRGSVLAAPLPPGDHEGVYRFVVFDPERAHVPTSEPVTLGELESGVARIVGRGFGMRDPRWLSRFGNATRVAERYRRGRVLLAGDAAHIHFPAGGQGLNVGLQDAMNLGWKLAAEVNGWAPPRLLDSYHDERHPVGLAVGRNTEVQTKLGDVSEAGLALRKMMSDLLAMEPVNRRISELVSALDVAYPPGDTAAAHPWVGRRAPDRALVTDRGAARLYELLPTGRFVLLDLTGAVDLREAGAAWSDRVDVVRATAAPESDLAALDALLVRPDGHVAWASDAARRATCLADLRGALESWCGPA
- a CDS encoding terpene cyclase; this encodes MPSARVLSIATLAAFAALSCGVTSGCDGRKPSEDPAAGKLAAAPSATASAAEGAEGGQRALPPGDDRFAAQIAANLPRVPDPVIQPPENGGAGAELDNGAFRDRAVAFVRQVAAGGDKVTCDLALSSKRPFRAVVMGFREGKQIARGEASDAGLCVALKDAARRAVAAAGGAREALAGARLVVELPAHHESMVESVERPGKGVELVEGLVPVRALDKALLARRIEDGKGYLLRVIDPRHKGVHKYYHAPADRFERELHTIYTASTALTLLKLHAYKPDERLLRLATEAAGFMMGMQSREARDRTAGGFFYAFDLERERPERRLVVGTASKSIFTLLELHGVTKDKRYLESAVLAAEWLISMQRPDGSVRSALIGQEGGAWKVQGKDSTLYTGQVLSALSRTYRATKNKKYLDAAARTADYLLARIAEKGCFLGDDYRKPNPISSSWAVQSLLDFAKAGGDQRVEQTVFRCADDLVKRQWRRPEDAYRYGRWQRSLSSSGSGWLAEVMSEVYHHCRKKGTEGCDRYKDAVVAAIRLLLQYTYGPESSFVVKNPQAAAGGVFWSVRDRYVRTDSVCHAMNAYLNMIGELGDGPLLTLPERPLAERMALSAEAAGAGLPEDEGEEAAAGQSGPKGDDADD
- a CDS encoding phosphotransferase, with translation MSAPELHPDVTAALEAAFPGRPVQDVTSLSGGFSGAALIAFVVDGAPYVAKRFALDPSDPERAARESACMRVASERGVAPRLHHADARTGVTIMDRIAGTPLRPTSDPMQIERVAAALRRLHDGPPFPRGPSRMDFLRFLDAQCAALAGVGLPAELVRTIAELERVSAPHAHAAACHRDLNPNNVLVAAERVYFVDWTHAGAGDPFIDLAQLGVFAYPRPEQREALLEAYLGRPANDGERERARLARAIALAFYAASFFFGAARLGGPPPEDDVSRPLAEVLAAFGAAPERTHPGVVAAAFLREVRREARALDVLRGLP
- a CDS encoding cyclase family protein, translated to MRTLISTVILLAAHSAGCAAEQAGARGDTSAGAGASAVRLPEGARLVDLTYPFDDKTIYWPTATTGFAHETVHHGKTEGGYFYSAYTLCAPEHGGTHLDAPIHFAEGKTTADAVPLSRLVGPAVVVDVSAAAARDSDYLVNLADIEAFERAHGAIEPRTIVLIRTGWGARWPDKKRYLGDDRPGHAEALHFPGIGEDAARALVARNVGAVGIDTASIDNGPSKDFITHRVLLGADIPAFENVASMESLPPRGALVIALPMKIRAGSGGPLRIVAVLPR